The genomic DNA CGAGGAATAACCAACCACATACTTCAAATCTTTTTGGGCCAAAGCCACTAAAGCTGCGTAGGCAACGTTTATAGTAGCAAGAATAGCAATAATTGGTGCCCAGTATTTTGCCCCATCCGGAAGTAAGAAAAGCCCAATTCTAATTAAGCCGTAGCCACCAATCTTTTTTAAGACCCCAGCGTGGATCATCGAAACCGCCGTTGGTGCCCCAGCATAACCGTCTGGAGACCAGGAGTGGAACGGCCACATCGAAAGAAGCGAACCAAAACCAAACAGTAAAAAGGGGAAAATAGTGATTTGAAACTCTTTGGGAAAGACCACCTTTGATAGAGCCTCAATATTCATTGTTGGGTAGCCCAACAGGTCGATGCTCTTCACATAAAGGGAAATTAAACCAAAGAGCAAGAACGCACTACCAATTAATAAGTAAATGGTAAGTTTCATACCAGCGTATTCTTTTGTAACCCTTTTTGAACTTCCCCAGATTACTACCATAATATAAATTGGTATAACCACTACTTCATAGAATAATAAGAATATAAACAGGTCTTGGGCAATGAAAGTACCCATTACCCCAGTTATCAGAAGTAAAAATAGTATAAAGAAGTCTTTGGGACGATTATTGACGTTCCACGATGCAAAAATTGCTGCAAAGCCCAAAAGATTAGTTAATACTAGCATCGGCAAGCTTAAGCCGTCAACGCCCAAGTAATACTGTACCCCTAAATCAGGAATCCAGTTGTATTTTTCCACAAACTGAAAACCACCTTTGGCAATATCATAACCAAAGAACGCATAAAGGGATAAGGATAGTGAAATAAACATAGCAAAAGCCGCAACAGCTTTAATGGTTTTATGCTCGTCTTTGGGAATAAAAGCTATTACCAGAGCACCAATTACCGGGGCAAAAAGCGTCGTTGTTAATAACGGGAAATGCATTATTTACCACCTCCTAAAAATAGCGATGCATAGGAGGCATCACCAAAGGCAAAATAAAGGGTAATTACCAAAATCGCCAGGAAAATAACTAAGGCATAATTCTGGAGGCTTCCGGTAGTGGTAAAACGTAACACTGCTCCAGACCCCCGGGTTAAAGCACCAATACCATTAACAATTCCATCCACAATATATAGGTCAAACCAGTATAAAAGCTTGCCTAAGCCATCTACAACCATTTGGTTAAACCATAAATAAATTTCGTCAATGTAATACTTGTTATAGGAAAGTTTATAAAGTATTCCGGCTCTCTCAGCCACTTTATCAGGATCAATAGCTTTTTTCAGATACATCAGGTAAGCAAGACAAATACCAGCCAAGGCCACCAAAACTGAAACTCCCATTAAGATGTAGTCCGGTTCTGCATGGTGATATTCACCCATTCTGACCCAGTAACCAAACCCTCTTTCCAACCAGGGAAGACCAACCCAGCCACCAACGATGGAAAAGAAAGCCAGAACAATTAAAGGTAGACGCATATTCCAAGGAGCCTCATGAGGATGATTTTCCGGTTTCTCGGGCCCAAAAAAAGCCGTGAAAACTTGCCTGAACATGTAAAAGGCCGTTAAAAAGGCAGTTATTAGGGCTAACCAGAATAAAGGTGTGTAAATACCTGGAGCTTCGTGGGCTGCTTCCTTAACTACCAGCAAAATTTCATCTTTACTCCAAAAACCAGCAAAAGGTGGTATGCCAGCTATAGCTAAGGCTCCAATAACAAAGGTCCAGGTAGTCCAGGGCATTTTCTTGTAAAGACCACCCATTTCGTGGATATGTGCCTTATCGTGTAAAGCATGGAGCACGGAACCTGCTCCTAAAAACATTAAAGCTTTAAAGTAAGCATGGGTCATCAGGTGGAACATTGAAGCTGTTAAGCTAGCTGCCCCTAACGCTAACATCATATAACCCAGCTGACTTATGGTTGAATAAGCTAAGATTCGTTTCATTTCCGTTTGGGTCAGAGCGATAGTTGCTGCAAAGAAAGCAGTAAATCCACCAATTATTGCTACCACATGCATAGCTGTGGGCACAGCTTTAAAGAGGAAGAGAATCCGACCTACCAGATAAACCCCTGCCACAACCATAGTTGCAGCGTGAATTAATGCACTGACCGGGGTAGGGCCTTCCATAGCATCGGGAAGCCACACATGTAAGGGAAACTGTCCGGACTTTCCGATAGGCCCTAAAAATAATACCACTAAAACTAAGGTTAAAGTTCCAGCGGAAACATAATCTTGAAAGTGAGCTGCTTTTTCGGCAAGTTCATTGATGTTTAAAGTTCCAAATATAATTTGTAAAGACAAAAGTCCAATCAATAAACCAAAGTCCCCAACCCGGGTTGTAATAAAAGCCTTTTTTGCAGCTTCCCGGGCAGAATCTTTATAAAACCAAAAACCAATTAACAAATAGGAACAAAGGCCAACTAGTTCCCAGAACACAAACATCTGTAATAAATTACTCGAAAGAACAAGCCCTAACATTGAAGCGGCAAATAAGGAAAGATAAGCATAAAAACTTGAAAAGCCCGGATCTCCTTCCATATAGCCCAGAGAATAAATTTGCACCAATGACGCCACTAAAGTTACCACCCACAGCATCATTGCCGAAGTCGGGTCCAGCATTATTCCAACATCTATCCTAAGCCCAGGCATTGAAAACCAACGGGTAGAATAAATCATCGATTTTTCAATAAGTTCCGGTTGCGTATAAACTCCATAAACTACTGCTAAAGCTAAAACAAAGGAGGTTAGAATCATTAATATGGAAAAAGTCGAACTTGCTTTGGGCCAGGGCCAGAGTAAAATGGCAATAACCGCAAACGATAATGCTGGGAGGAGTGGAATCAACCACGCGTTGTGCATTGCAAACTCTACCATATTTTCACCTACCCTCTAAAAGGCTACCATTTTAAGAAATTAAAATCATCTAAAGATATAGTTTCTTTATTTCTGTACATTGAGATGATTATACCAAGACCAACTCCTACTT from Carboxydothermus pertinax includes the following:
- a CDS encoding complex I subunit 4 family protein, encoding MHFPLLTTTLFAPVIGALVIAFIPKDEHKTIKAVAAFAMFISLSLSLYAFFGYDIAKGGFQFVEKYNWIPDLGVQYYLGVDGLSLPMLVLTNLLGFAAIFASWNVNNRPKDFFILFLLLITGVMGTFIAQDLFIFLLFYEVVVIPIYIMVVIWGSSKRVTKEYAGMKLTIYLLIGSAFLLFGLISLYVKSIDLLGYPTMNIEALSKVVFPKEFQITIFPFLLFGFGSLLSMWPFHSWSPDGYAGAPTAVSMIHAGVLKKIGGYGLIRIGLFLLPDGAKYWAPIIAILATINVAYAALVALAQKDLKYVVGYSSVSHMGYVLLGIASLNIIGINGAVANMFAHGVMAALFFSMIGFVYEKTHTRYIPDLGGLAHQTPKLAIGLVMAGMASLGLPGLISFVPEFTVFVGIWKSDVIVPKVLAVIAIAGVIITALYVLRALAYSLFGPRREEYDHLKDIRGAELVPLVVLGFVLIAGGVLPFLIMDMVNSGVAPILAKLGATMAIGGKF
- the nuoL gene encoding NADH-quinone oxidoreductase subunit L; this translates as MVEFAMHNAWLIPLLPALSFAVIAILLWPWPKASSTFSILMILTSFVLALAVVYGVYTQPELIEKSMIYSTRWFSMPGLRIDVGIMLDPTSAMMLWVVTLVASLVQIYSLGYMEGDPGFSSFYAYLSLFAASMLGLVLSSNLLQMFVFWELVGLCSYLLIGFWFYKDSAREAAKKAFITTRVGDFGLLIGLLSLQIIFGTLNINELAEKAAHFQDYVSAGTLTLVLVVLFLGPIGKSGQFPLHVWLPDAMEGPTPVSALIHAATMVVAGVYLVGRILFLFKAVPTAMHVVAIIGGFTAFFAATIALTQTEMKRILAYSTISQLGYMMLALGAASLTASMFHLMTHAYFKALMFLGAGSVLHALHDKAHIHEMGGLYKKMPWTTWTFVIGALAIAGIPPFAGFWSKDEILLVVKEAAHEAPGIYTPLFWLALITAFLTAFYMFRQVFTAFFGPEKPENHPHEAPWNMRLPLIVLAFFSIVGGWVGLPWLERGFGYWVRMGEYHHAEPDYILMGVSVLVALAGICLAYLMYLKKAIDPDKVAERAGILYKLSYNKYYIDEIYLWFNQMVVDGLGKLLYWFDLYIVDGIVNGIGALTRGSGAVLRFTTTGSLQNYALVIFLAILVITLYFAFGDASYASLFLGGGK